Below is a window of Gemmatimonadota bacterium DNA.
CCTATATCTTTGGGTTTTTTGCCCTTCGCTCGCGGATTCGAGGGGTCTATTTCTCCATCATTACCCAGGCTATGACCTACGCGCTGATGTTGCTGTTCTTCCGCAACGACACGGGATTCGGCGGGAACAACGGCCTGACCGATTTTAAGCGTCTGCTCGGGTTTTCGCTGCAAGAGCCGACGACCAAGCTGGGGCTCTACGTGACCTCTGTAGTGGTCCTCGTGCTCGCCTATCTGGCCTGCCGCTATCTGGTCACGTCGAAGCTGGGGCGGGTACTCATGGCCGTTCGCGATGCGGAGAGCCGTTTGATGTTCTGCGGCTATAACCCGCATGGCTATAAACTCTTCCTGTGGACCCTGTCCGCGGTGCTGTGCGGTTTGGCGGGCGCGCTGTACGTCCCTCAGGTCGGTATTATTAACCCCAGCGAGATGCAGCCCGCCAATTCCATTGAGATGGCTATCTGGGTCGCGGTCGGTGGTCGTGGTACCCTGTCCGGTGCTCTGCTCGGTGCCTTTCTGGTCAATGGCGTCAAAAGCTGGTGTACGGCGGCGTTTCCCTATCTATGGTTGTATATTCTCGGCGCGATGTTTATTGTCGTCACCCTCTTTCTCCCCCGTGGTGTGGCCGGTCTGTTACGTCGGCAGGCTGAGCCGCAGACCGGTGAGACGACGGGATAGGTGCCGGTCAGATGAATCGGGATATGCCGGAGGAAACAATTGATCAGGGCGGCAGCCCGTCAATGGCCCATGTGGCTCAGCCCGGACTGGATACCAGCCACGGCGTCATTCTCTACGCTGAAGATGTGACGGTGAGCTTCGATGGCCTGAAAGCCCTGAATGGGCTGACGCTGTATCTCAACGCCGGCGAGCTCCGCTGTCTGATTGGCCCCAACGGAGCCGGCAAAACAACTCTGCTGGACGTCATCACTGGCAAGACCCGGCCGGATACCGGCACGGTGTTTTTTGGCAATAATCTGGACCTGACGCTACTCTCGGAATACGAAATCGCCCTGGCCGGAATCGGCCGGAAGTTTCAACGCCCGACCGTCTTCCACGGCCATACCGTCTTCGAAAACCTCGAGCTGGCAATGCAGGCGAATAAAAAGGTGTGGCATAGCCTGCTCGCCCGGCTGAGCCGTACGCAACACGAGCGCATCGCTTCAACTGCGGACACGATCGGCCTCCTCGATCAGCTGTACACCCGCGCCGGACTGCTCTCACACGGACAAAAGCAGTGGTTGGAACTCGGCATGCTGCTGATTCAAGATCCGCAGTTATTGTTGGTGGACGAGCCCGTGGCCGGTATGACCCACCAGGAGACCGAACGCACGGCCGAATTGCTGGCGTCGCTGGCTGGCAAACATACCGTCGTGGTTGTCGAACACGACATGGAGTTTGTCCGCAGTCTGGCCCGGACAGTGACGGTCTTGCACGAGGGCAGCGTCCTGGCCGAGGGCAGTATGGAAGAGGTGCAGAGCGACCCCCGGGTGGTTGAGGTCTATTTGGGAGCCTAGCCCGCCGAGGACGACGATGATCCGCATTCAGGACCTGAATCAATATTACGGCGAGAGTCACATCTTATGGGATGTTGACCTCCACATCCAGGCCGGGTCCTGCACCTGCCTGATGGGCCGGAACGGGGTCGGCAAGACCACGCTGCTCAAGACCATCATGGGCATCTTGCCCATTGCCTCCGGCAGTCTCCAGTTTGAGGACACCGAGCTGACGCGTCGCCCGGCGGCGCTCCGGGCGCGCCTCGGCATCGGCTACGTTCCCCAGGGACGCGAGATCTTTCCGCAACTGACCGTTGAGGAAAACCTGCGTGTCGGTCTGCCGGCGCGTCGGGATGCGGTCGGGACGGTCCCCGAGTCGGTGTTCCACTATTTTCCCGTGCTCGAGCAAATGCTCGGACGACGGGGCGGAGATCTGTCCGGTGGACAGCAGCAGCAGTTGGCCATCGGCCGCGCCCTGGCCCTGAACCCGAAGTTGCTGATTCTGGACGAGCCCACCGAAGGCATTCAGCCGAATATCGTCCAGGAGATCGGCGATATCCTGCTGCGGCTCAACCAGGAAGAAAACCTGACCATTCTGTTAGTCGAGCAGAAGCTCCCCTTTGCCCGCCGGGTGGCGGATGCCTTTGCCGTGATGGAAAAGGGCAGCGTGATTGCCGACGGACCCATCACCGCCTTGACGGATGATATTGTCCGGCAGCATTTATCAGTCTAGGGGTTCGCCATATGCATTTTACTCCGCACGAACAAGAGAAACTGATGATCTATCTCGCCGCCCAACTGGCCCGGGAACGACGGGCGCGCGGCTTGAAGCTGAACTATCCCGAAGCCATGGCCCTGATTACCAGTGCGGTACTGGAAGGAGCTCGGGACGGTCAATCCGTGTCGGAACTAATGTCGTACGGCGCGACCATCCTCCGTCGGGACGATGTGATGGACGGAGTGGCCGAGATGATTGATCTGGTGCAGGTCGAGGCTACCTTCCCGGACGGGACCAAGCTGGTCAGCGTCCACCAGCCGATACGCTAGAAAGAGGAAACGTGTCCATCTTTAGTCTATTGAAAGACACGTTCCCTCTTGAGGTAAGGAGAGACGGATGAGTCAGACGATTGAACACCGCCGGTATGCCGCCATGTTCGGGCCGACCGTTGGCGACCGGGTCCGGCTGGCCGATACCGACCTGGTGATTGAGGTCGAGCAGGATCATACGCAGCTCGGGGATGAGGTGAAGTTCGGTGGCGGCAAAGTCATTCGCGACGGGATGGGGCAGTCGCCCATACAGACCTCGGCCCAAGGTGCGCCGGATCTGGTGATTACCAATGCGACCGTGGTTGATCACTGGGGCATTGTGAAAGCCGACGTCGGGGTGAAAGACGGCCGGATTTGCGGGATCGGCAAAGCCGGTAATCCCCTCCTGATGGAGGGCGTCTCGCCCGAACTGGTCATTGGCCCTGGGACGGAGATTCTGGCCGGCGAAGGCAAGATTCTGACCGCGGGCGGCATTGATGCGCACATTCATTTTATCTGCCCCCAACAAATCACCGAAGCGCTGGCGTCCGGCATCACCACGATGTTCGGCGGGGGAACTGGCCCGGCCACCGGGACCAACGCGACCACCTGTACCCCAGGGCCGTGGAATATCGCCCGGATGCTCGAATCGGTTGAGGACTTCCCCATGAATCTGGGTTTTCTGGGCAAGGGTAATGCCTCCCGTCCCGAGGCCCTACGTGAGCAGCTCGAAGCCGGGGCCATGGGGCTCAAACTTCACGAAGACTGGGGCTCGACGCCCGCCGCGATTGACTGCGCGCTCTCCGTGGCCGACGACTATGACGTCCAGGTCGCCATCCACACCGATACCTTAAACGAGACCGGCTATGTCGAGGATACGATTGCGGCGTTT
It encodes the following:
- the urtC gene encoding urea ABC transporter permease subunit UrtC, whose product is YIFGFFALRSRIRGVYFSIITQAMTYALMLLFFRNDTGFGGNNGLTDFKRLLGFSLQEPTTKLGLYVTSVVVLVLAYLACRYLVTSKLGRVLMAVRDAESRLMFCGYNPHGYKLFLWTLSAVLCGLAGALYVPQVGIINPSEMQPANSIEMAIWVAVGGRGTLSGALLGAFLVNGVKSWCTAAFPYLWLYILGAMFIVVTLFLPRGVAGLLRRQAEPQTGETTG
- the urtD gene encoding urea ABC transporter ATP-binding protein UrtD, which gives rise to MAHVAQPGLDTSHGVILYAEDVTVSFDGLKALNGLTLYLNAGELRCLIGPNGAGKTTLLDVITGKTRPDTGTVFFGNNLDLTLLSEYEIALAGIGRKFQRPTVFHGHTVFENLELAMQANKKVWHSLLARLSRTQHERIASTADTIGLLDQLYTRAGLLSHGQKQWLELGMLLIQDPQLLLVDEPVAGMTHQETERTAELLASLAGKHTVVVVEHDMEFVRSLARTVTVLHEGSVLAEGSMEEVQSDPRVVEVYLGA
- the urtE gene encoding urea ABC transporter ATP-binding subunit UrtE, which produces MIRIQDLNQYYGESHILWDVDLHIQAGSCTCLMGRNGVGKTTLLKTIMGILPIASGSLQFEDTELTRRPAALRARLGIGYVPQGREIFPQLTVEENLRVGLPARRDAVGTVPESVFHYFPVLEQMLGRRGGDLSGGQQQQLAIGRALALNPKLLILDEPTEGIQPNIVQEIGDILLRLNQEENLTILLVEQKLPFARRVADAFAVMEKGSVIADGPITALTDDIVRQHLSV
- a CDS encoding urease subunit gamma, which codes for MHFTPHEQEKLMIYLAAQLARERRARGLKLNYPEAMALITSAVLEGARDGQSVSELMSYGATILRRDDVMDGVAEMIDLVQVEATFPDGTKLVSVHQPIR
- a CDS encoding urease subunit alpha produces the protein MSQTIEHRRYAAMFGPTVGDRVRLADTDLVIEVEQDHTQLGDEVKFGGGKVIRDGMGQSPIQTSAQGAPDLVITNATVVDHWGIVKADVGVKDGRICGIGKAGNPLLMEGVSPELVIGPGTEILAGEGKILTAGGIDAHIHFICPQQITEALASGITTMFGGGTGPATGTNATTCTPGPWNIARMLESVEDFPMNLGFLGKGNASRPEALREQLEAGAMGLKLHEDWGSTPAAIDCALSVADDYDVQVAIHTDTLNETGYVEDTIAAFKGRAIHTYHTEGAGGGHAPDIIKVCGFPNVLPSSTNPTRPFTVNTID